In a genomic window of Curtobacterium sp. MCBD17_035:
- a CDS encoding NUDIX domain-containing protein — protein MSAVLVVRDRRVLMVRSRGRDVLYLPGGKVEPGETPVDAAVREAREETALVLTPADCQPFGTVTEDAHGQAPGTRVAMDLFLVAPSALVGQEPVPSAEVDTVDWVTSADAHRCPPAGVETLRRMVEADLVD, from the coding sequence GTGAGCGCGGTGCTCGTCGTCCGCGACCGCCGTGTGCTCATGGTGCGGTCGCGCGGTCGCGACGTCCTGTACCTGCCCGGCGGCAAGGTGGAACCGGGCGAGACGCCCGTCGACGCGGCCGTCCGGGAGGCCCGTGAGGAGACCGCGCTCGTCCTCACGCCCGCCGACTGCCAGCCGTTCGGCACGGTCACCGAGGACGCACACGGCCAGGCGCCGGGCACACGCGTCGCCATGGACCTGTTCCTCGTCGCGCCGTCCGCCCTCGTCGGCCAGGAGCCCGTGCCGTCGGCCGAGGTGGACACCGTCGACTGGGTGACCTCCGCCGACGCACACCGGTGTCCGCCCGCCGGGGTCGAGACCCTCCGCCGCATGGTCGAGGCCGACCTGGTCGACTGA
- a CDS encoding FAD-dependent oxidoreductase — protein MTAVVVVGGGVGGLVAARDLAKGGADVVLVEASDRLGGIVDRHTVAGIELDLGAESFATRGDTVGTLAIELGLGNEIVTPDPRGAWLMTRDGRVAPLPQAGLLGIPGSPTAADVIAVVGTSGALRAQMDSLLPGPVGAKARTLGELVRRRMGDRVLDDLVVPVAAGVHSTHPDELDLDRVAPGLRAALLREGSLGRAVLAQRAKAPAGSAVAGIRGGIARLVDELVADLDTYGVDVRLGTRAVRIDRTAVDVVPVDDGSGTGRPGTAERLVADHVIADVADPSRLVGQRDAAIELVTLVVDQPDLDAAPRGTGMLVHPDAERVRAKAITHATVKWPWLAERAGGRHVLRLSYALSARDGADAIGVGTSLAVDPDSAVAETATADAAALLGVPIDAGVVIGAARVRWRAPDTEPAGLAEGVLGVGEASVGRGLAGVVATSRSVAAGILDA, from the coding sequence ATGACCGCCGTCGTGGTGGTCGGCGGCGGCGTGGGCGGCCTCGTCGCCGCGCGTGACCTCGCCAAGGGCGGCGCCGACGTGGTGCTCGTCGAGGCGTCCGACCGGCTCGGCGGGATCGTCGACCGGCACACGGTGGCGGGCATCGAGCTCGACCTCGGCGCGGAGTCGTTCGCGACCCGCGGGGACACCGTCGGCACGCTGGCGATCGAGCTCGGCCTCGGCAACGAGATCGTGACCCCGGACCCCCGCGGTGCCTGGCTCATGACGCGTGACGGACGGGTGGCACCGCTCCCGCAGGCGGGCCTCCTCGGGATCCCGGGGAGCCCGACGGCGGCGGACGTCATCGCGGTCGTGGGCACGTCGGGGGCCCTGCGTGCGCAGATGGACTCGCTGCTGCCCGGACCGGTGGGCGCGAAGGCCCGGACGCTCGGCGAGCTCGTGCGCCGACGCATGGGGGACCGCGTCCTCGACGACCTCGTCGTGCCGGTCGCGGCGGGGGTGCACTCGACCCACCCGGACGAGCTCGACCTCGACCGCGTCGCGCCGGGCCTCCGCGCCGCCCTCCTGCGCGAGGGGTCGCTCGGCCGGGCGGTCCTGGCGCAGCGGGCCAAGGCGCCGGCGGGGTCGGCGGTCGCGGGGATCCGTGGTGGCATCGCCCGGCTCGTCGACGAGCTCGTGGCGGACCTCGACACGTACGGGGTCGACGTCCGTCTCGGAACCCGCGCCGTCCGGATCGACCGCACGGCGGTGGACGTCGTCCCCGTCGACGACGGGAGCGGCACGGGACGCCCGGGTACGGCCGAGCGGCTGGTGGCGGACCACGTCATCGCGGACGTCGCGGACCCGTCCCGGCTCGTCGGCCAGCGGGACGCGGCGATCGAACTCGTCACCCTCGTGGTGGACCAGCCGGACCTCGACGCGGCGCCCCGCGGCACCGGGATGCTCGTGCACCCGGACGCCGAGCGCGTGCGGGCGAAGGCGATCACGCACGCGACCGTCAAGTGGCCCTGGCTCGCCGAGCGCGCGGGCGGACGGCACGTCCTCCGGCTCAGCTACGCGCTGTCCGCGCGCGACGGGGCGGACGCCATCGGTGTCGGCACGAGCCTGGCGGTGGACCCGGACAGCGCCGTCGCCGAGACCGCCACCGCGGACGCCGCCGCGCTGCTCGGGGTGCCGATCGACGCGGGCGTCGTGATCGGCGCCGCCCGGGTCCGCTGGCGTGCTCCGGACACCGAGCCGGCCGGCCTCGCCGAGGGTGTGCTCGGCGTCGGCGAGGCGAGCGTCGGCCGGGGTCTGGCCGGTGTCGTCGCGACGAGCAGGTCGGTGGCCGCCGGCATCCTCGACGCCTGA
- a CDS encoding M13-type metalloendopeptidase yields MTAERERPSGIQTDDIDATVRPQDDLYRYVNGRWIADTPIPDDKARYGSFTVLAEAAEEAVRSIIERSQQALPGTEARKVGDLYTSFMDEQALEVLGSGPIDPLLGEIDLVQDVSDVLRLVGRFERLGVSSFVQLFVDNDPGDPEAYVVFLEQGGLGLPDESYYREDRFEDIRGRYREFVGAMFPLAGFDEGAIRTQNVIDLETALAASHWDNVTTRDSQKTYNRMTWAEAEALAEGVRLSEWAEAVGAPVGVFDTVVVREPRFLTGLAHELRTRPIGAWKDWLRWQVIRSSAPYLTTAFSATSFSFYGTALTGAPKQRDRWKRGVSLVEGAMGEAVGKIYVQEHFDETAKAAMDALVANLVEAYRQSITGLDWMTDETRQRALDKLAKFTPKIGYPVRWRDYSALQVTPDDLLGNVRAVASFNVDRELGKIGRPIDRDEWFMTPQTINAYYNPGFNEIVFPAAILQFPFFDQQRDAAANYGAIGAVIGHEIGHGFDDQGSQYDGDGRLRNWWTEADRAAFEERTKALIAQYDALVPTEVPDGHVNGALTIGENIGDLGGLAIAWKAYLISLDGQEPPVIDGMAGAQRFFLSWAQSWRMAIRPEEAARLLSIDPHSPNEFRCNQIVRNIDEFAAAFGVTEGDALYLAPEQRVAIW; encoded by the coding sequence ATGACTGCCGAGCGCGAGCGCCCCTCCGGGATCCAGACCGACGACATCGACGCGACGGTCCGGCCGCAGGACGACCTCTACCGGTACGTCAACGGGCGGTGGATCGCCGACACCCCGATCCCGGACGACAAGGCGCGGTACGGCTCGTTCACCGTGCTCGCCGAGGCGGCGGAGGAAGCCGTCCGCTCCATCATCGAGCGGTCGCAGCAGGCCCTTCCGGGGACCGAGGCCCGCAAGGTCGGCGACCTCTACACGAGCTTCATGGACGAGCAGGCGCTCGAGGTCCTCGGCAGCGGCCCCATCGACCCCCTGCTCGGCGAGATCGACCTCGTGCAGGACGTCTCGGACGTGCTGCGACTCGTCGGCCGGTTCGAGCGCCTCGGGGTCTCGAGCTTCGTGCAGCTGTTCGTCGACAACGACCCGGGTGACCCCGAGGCCTACGTCGTGTTCCTGGAGCAGGGCGGGCTCGGGCTGCCGGACGAGTCCTACTACCGCGAGGACCGGTTCGAGGACATCCGCGGTCGCTACCGCGAGTTCGTCGGGGCCATGTTCCCGCTCGCCGGTTTCGACGAGGGCGCGATCCGCACCCAGAACGTCATCGACCTCGAGACCGCGCTCGCTGCGTCCCACTGGGACAACGTGACCACGCGGGACAGCCAGAAGACCTACAACCGCATGACCTGGGCCGAGGCCGAGGCGCTCGCCGAGGGTGTCCGGCTGTCCGAGTGGGCCGAGGCCGTCGGCGCGCCGGTCGGCGTGTTCGACACGGTGGTCGTCCGCGAGCCGCGCTTCCTGACCGGGCTGGCGCACGAGCTCCGCACGCGGCCCATCGGCGCGTGGAAGGACTGGCTGCGCTGGCAGGTCATCCGGTCCTCGGCGCCCTACCTGACCACGGCGTTCTCGGCCACGAGCTTCTCGTTCTACGGCACCGCACTCACCGGCGCGCCGAAGCAGCGCGACCGCTGGAAGCGCGGTGTCTCGCTCGTCGAGGGCGCGATGGGTGAGGCCGTCGGCAAGATCTACGTGCAGGAGCACTTCGACGAGACCGCGAAGGCCGCCATGGACGCCCTCGTCGCGAACCTCGTCGAGGCGTACCGGCAGAGCATCACGGGCCTCGACTGGATGACCGACGAGACCCGGCAGCGTGCGCTCGACAAGCTCGCCAAGTTCACGCCGAAGATCGGCTACCCCGTCCGGTGGCGCGACTACTCGGCGCTCCAGGTGACGCCGGACGACCTGCTCGGGAACGTCCGCGCCGTCGCGTCGTTCAACGTCGACCGCGAGCTCGGCAAGATCGGCAGGCCGATCGACCGCGACGAGTGGTTCATGACGCCGCAGACGATCAACGCCTACTACAACCCCGGGTTCAACGAGATCGTGTTCCCCGCGGCGATCCTGCAGTTCCCGTTCTTCGACCAGCAGCGCGACGCCGCGGCGAACTACGGGGCCATCGGCGCCGTCATCGGACACGAGATCGGACACGGGTTCGACGACCAGGGCTCGCAGTACGACGGCGACGGACGCCTCCGCAACTGGTGGACGGAGGCCGACCGCGCCGCGTTCGAGGAGCGCACGAAGGCCCTCATCGCGCAGTACGACGCGCTCGTGCCGACAGAGGTCCCGGACGGCCACGTCAACGGTGCGCTGACGATCGGCGAGAACATCGGTGACCTCGGCGGACTCGCGATCGCGTGGAAGGCCTACCTCATCTCGCTCGACGGCCAGGAGCCCCCGGTGATCGACGGCATGGCGGGTGCCCAGCGGTTCTTCCTCAGCTGGGCCCAGTCGTGGCGGATGGCGATCCGCCCGGAAGAGGCCGCGCGCCTGCTCAGCATCGACCCGCACTCCCCGAACGAGTTCCGCTGCAACCAGATCGTGCGCAACATCGACGAGTTCGCGGCGGCCTTCGGGGTCACCGAGGGCGACGCCCTGTACCTCGCTCCGGAGCAGCGCGTCGCCATCTGGTGA
- the hemE gene encoding uroporphyrinogen decarboxylase, with protein MIDSTTVALPPTHPLADGRTADAPLVRALRGDRPERLPVWFMRQAGRSLPEYRELRVGTAMLDACLDPAMASEITLQPVRRHGVDAGIFFSDIVVPIKLAGVDVDIVPGRGPVLGRPIRTAADVAALESLDPSALTPIAEAVARTVAELGTTPLIGFAGAPFTLAAYLVEGGPSKDHIRARTLMHADPETWDRLLGWAADVSGVFLRAQVLAGASAAQLFDSWVGSLSRADYTARVAPHSARALAHVADLGVPTIHFGVGSGEVLADMAAVGADAVGVDWRIPLDDAARRVADADVTLQGNIDPAMLAAPWPVLEAHVRDVVARGGAARAHVVNLGHGVPPETDPTVLTRVVGLVHDLGDGRATGDGRTTGAGRSAHEGPGA; from the coding sequence GTGATCGACTCCACGACCGTCGCGTTGCCCCCGACGCACCCGCTCGCCGACGGCCGGACCGCGGATGCCCCGCTCGTCCGGGCGCTCCGCGGGGACCGCCCCGAGCGCCTGCCGGTGTGGTTCATGCGGCAGGCCGGGCGGTCGCTGCCCGAGTACCGGGAGCTCCGTGTCGGCACCGCGATGCTCGACGCCTGCCTCGACCCGGCGATGGCGTCCGAGATCACCCTGCAGCCGGTGCGGCGCCACGGCGTCGACGCGGGCATCTTCTTCAGCGACATCGTCGTCCCGATCAAGCTCGCGGGCGTCGACGTCGACATCGTCCCCGGTCGGGGTCCGGTGCTCGGCCGGCCGATCCGCACCGCGGCGGACGTCGCGGCGCTCGAGTCCCTCGACCCGAGTGCCCTCACCCCGATCGCGGAGGCCGTGGCCCGGACCGTCGCGGAGCTCGGCACGACGCCGCTCATCGGGTTCGCCGGTGCCCCCTTCACGCTCGCCGCCTACCTCGTCGAGGGCGGCCCGAGCAAGGACCACATCCGTGCACGGACCCTCATGCACGCCGACCCCGAGACCTGGGACCGCCTGCTCGGATGGGCAGCGGACGTCTCGGGGGTGTTCCTCCGCGCGCAGGTGCTCGCCGGCGCGTCCGCGGCGCAGCTGTTCGACTCCTGGGTCGGGTCGCTGTCCCGCGCCGACTACACGGCGCGGGTCGCGCCGCACTCCGCGCGGGCCCTGGCGCACGTGGCCGACCTCGGTGTGCCGACGATCCACTTCGGTGTCGGCAGTGGCGAGGTGCTCGCCGACATGGCGGCCGTCGGGGCCGATGCGGTCGGCGTCGACTGGCGGATCCCCCTCGACGACGCCGCGCGCCGCGTGGCCGACGCCGACGTGACCCTGCAGGGCAACATCGACCCCGCGATGCTCGCCGCGCCGTGGCCGGTGCTCGAGGCCCACGTGCGGGACGTCGTGGCGCGCGGTGGTGCCGCGCGTGCGCACGTCGTGAACCTCGGGCACGGCGTGCCACCCGAGACGGACCCCACGGTGCTGACGCGCGTCGTCGGCCTCGTGCACGACCTCGGCGACGGCCGCGCGACCGGCGACGGCCGCACGACCGGTGCCGGCCGCAGCGCGCACGAGGGGCCCGGCGCATGA
- a CDS encoding solute carrier family 23 protein, with the protein MPLPWTLHGDGRTVSATTIVAPEERLSWGRTVGLGVQHVVAMFGATFLVPLITGFPPSTTLLFSGIGTLLFLVVTRNRLPSYLGSSFAFLAPIAAATKVGGIPVALSGIVLVGALLAVVGVVVHLAGSRWIDVLMPPVVSGAIVALIGFNLAPTAKADFTKSPVIGLVTLAAIVLCTVLFRGMIGRLSIVVGVVVGYVAAVLAGQIDYSAVARAAWVGLPTFTAPRFDGGHLAVYLGFLPVVLALIAENVGHVKGVGQLTERDLTPLTGRALLADGVATVIAGLGGGSATTTYGENIGVMAATRVFSTAAYWVAGIVAVLLGLSPKIGAVIATVPTGVLGGATTALYGLIGIIGIRIWVENRVDFARPKNQLTAGIALVMGIADFTFGVGGATFGGIVIGTVAAIVVYHLMDLIGRARGTDAVGAADVADTIGRPDTGPRDGLDAPTGTGTGTGTGTESGPATAPTARNTPTDRR; encoded by the coding sequence ATGCCCCTTCCCTGGACGCTCCACGGGGACGGCCGGACGGTCTCCGCCACCACCATCGTCGCCCCCGAGGAACGCCTCAGCTGGGGTCGGACGGTCGGCCTCGGCGTCCAGCACGTCGTGGCGATGTTCGGTGCGACGTTCCTCGTCCCGCTCATCACCGGGTTCCCGCCGTCGACCACCCTGCTGTTCAGCGGCATCGGCACGCTGCTGTTCCTCGTGGTGACGCGCAACCGGCTGCCGAGCTACCTCGGGTCCTCCTTCGCGTTCCTCGCCCCGATCGCCGCGGCGACCAAGGTCGGGGGCATCCCGGTGGCCCTGTCCGGCATCGTGCTCGTCGGTGCGCTGCTCGCCGTGGTCGGGGTCGTGGTGCACCTCGCGGGCTCGCGGTGGATCGACGTCCTCATGCCACCCGTCGTCAGCGGGGCGATCGTGGCGCTCATCGGGTTCAACCTCGCCCCGACGGCGAAGGCGGACTTCACGAAGTCCCCCGTCATCGGGCTCGTCACCCTGGCGGCGATCGTGCTGTGCACGGTCCTGTTCCGGGGCATGATCGGCCGGCTCTCGATCGTCGTCGGGGTGGTCGTCGGGTACGTCGCCGCGGTCCTGGCGGGCCAGATCGACTACTCGGCGGTCGCGCGGGCCGCGTGGGTGGGCCTCCCGACGTTCACCGCGCCGCGCTTCGACGGCGGGCACCTCGCCGTGTACCTCGGGTTCCTCCCGGTCGTGCTCGCCCTGATCGCCGAGAACGTGGGGCACGTCAAGGGCGTGGGGCAGCTCACCGAACGGGACCTCACCCCGCTGACGGGGCGTGCGCTCCTCGCCGACGGCGTCGCGACCGTCATCGCGGGGCTCGGCGGCGGCTCGGCCACGACCACGTACGGCGAGAACATCGGCGTCATGGCCGCGACGCGCGTGTTCTCGACGGCGGCGTACTGGGTCGCGGGGATCGTGGCGGTCCTGCTCGGGCTGTCGCCGAAGATCGGCGCCGTCATCGCGACCGTCCCGACCGGGGTGCTCGGTGGCGCGACGACCGCGCTCTACGGCTTGATCGGCATCATCGGCATCCGCATCTGGGTCGAGAACCGCGTCGACTTCGCCCGGCCGAAGAACCAGCTCACGGCGGGCATCGCGCTCGTCATGGGCATCGCGGACTTCACGTTCGGAGTGGGCGGCGCGACCTTCGGCGGCATCGTCATCGGCACCGTCGCCGCGATCGTCGTCTACCACCTCATGGACCTGATCGGTCGGGCACGCGGGACGGACGCGGTGGGCGCCGCCGACGTCGCCGACACGATCGGGAGGCCCGACACCGGTCCGCGGGACGGACTCGATGCCCCCACCGGCACCGGCACCGGCACCGGCACCGGCACCGAGAGCGGACCCGCGACCGCGCCGACCGCGCGGAACACGCCGACCGACCGGCGGTGA
- a CDS encoding glutamyl-tRNA reductase, with the protein MLICLTASHRNASFDLLERLSIGAPAAADGLVSGSDVLDGAVVLATCNRFEAYLDVAGDRDSAVAATIDAVSAASDLAADDVRASVRVLDGADVVHHLFAVSSGLESVVVGETEISGQVRRALEGARAAGTTTSDLERLFQEAAHTSRGVKTRTRIGAAGRSIVRLALELASSRVTDWADTHVLLVGTGRYAATTVAALRDRGVADIAVYSPSGRAPVFAAKHDLVPVADLAGTAAASDVVITCTSSEVPVVHASDLDHPGRRLVIDLGLPRNVDPAAASVDGVELLDLETISLHAPLSELNAESEARAIVDDAVTRFHTAALEQSATPALVALRKHVFDVLDAEIARARDRGDSSDRTEQALRHLAGVLLHRPSVRARDLGRQGRAEDFTAAVDALFGIEPEAPAAPVVPLSERARDLGDHAADAS; encoded by the coding sequence GTGCTCATCTGTCTCACGGCGTCGCATCGCAACGCCAGCTTCGACCTCCTGGAGCGACTGAGCATCGGAGCACCGGCTGCCGCGGACGGTCTCGTGAGCGGATCGGACGTCCTCGACGGCGCCGTGGTCCTGGCGACGTGCAACCGGTTCGAGGCCTACCTCGACGTCGCGGGCGACCGCGACTCCGCCGTCGCGGCCACGATCGACGCGGTGAGCGCCGCCAGCGACCTCGCCGCCGACGACGTCCGCGCCTCCGTCCGCGTGCTCGACGGCGCCGACGTCGTCCACCACCTCTTCGCCGTCTCGAGCGGTCTCGAGTCCGTCGTCGTCGGCGAGACCGAGATCTCGGGTCAGGTGCGTCGCGCGCTCGAGGGCGCCCGGGCCGCCGGCACCACGACGTCGGACCTCGAACGACTCTTCCAAGAGGCCGCCCACACCTCGCGCGGCGTCAAGACGCGCACGCGCATCGGCGCCGCCGGTCGCTCCATCGTCCGTCTCGCGCTCGAGCTCGCGTCGTCCCGCGTCACGGACTGGGCCGACACCCACGTGCTCCTCGTCGGGACGGGCCGGTACGCCGCCACGACGGTCGCCGCCCTCCGCGACCGTGGCGTCGCCGACATCGCGGTGTACTCGCCGTCCGGGCGCGCTCCGGTGTTCGCCGCCAAGCACGACCTGGTGCCCGTCGCGGACCTGGCGGGCACGGCCGCGGCGAGCGACGTCGTCATCACCTGCACCTCGAGCGAGGTGCCCGTCGTCCACGCCTCGGACCTCGACCACCCCGGGCGTCGGCTCGTGATCGACCTCGGGCTGCCGCGGAACGTCGACCCCGCGGCCGCATCGGTCGACGGCGTCGAGCTGCTCGACCTCGAGACCATCAGCCTGCACGCCCCGCTGTCCGAGCTGAACGCCGAGTCGGAGGCCCGCGCGATCGTCGACGACGCCGTCACGCGCTTCCACACCGCGGCACTCGAGCAGTCCGCCACCCCCGCGCTCGTCGCGCTCCGCAAGCACGTGTTCGACGTCCTCGACGCCGAGATCGCCCGCGCCCGGGACCGCGGCGATTCGTCCGACCGCACCGAGCAGGCCCTCCGGCACCTGGCCGGCGTGCTCCTGCACCGCCCGTCCGTCCGCGCACGCGACCTCGGTCGGCAGGGCCGTGCCGAGGACTTCACCGCCGCGGTCGACGCGCTCTTCGGCATCGAGCCCGAGGCACCGGCGGCGCCCGTCGTGCCGTTGAGCGAGCGCGCCCGCGACCTCGGCGACCACGCGGCGGACGCGTCCTGA
- a CDS encoding MATE family efflux transporter, whose product MTPDPGPEDTARSATPGRPPRGGRGRASRVDRDIVRLALPALGALVVEPLFLMTDTALVGHLGATPLAAVGLASSVLQTATGLLVFLAYSTTPAVARALGAGDRRGAVHAGLDGMWLALGLGVVLALVGWPLARPLVGLFGAQASVSDTATTYLLVSLVGLPGILVVTASTGLLRGLQDTRTPLVVATVGFVVNGGLNAVLIYGAGMGVTGSALGTVVVQWAMAAVYVVIAVRGARSTGASLRPGVSGVVRALRSGAWLFLRTASLRVAMLATVSVAAGLGVTGLATTQVALTVFSTLAFALDALAIAGQALVGHALGARQADRVRLVTTRLVVLGVAGGVLLGLLTAALSGVLGPVFSDAATVRSLLPALLVVTAIGLPVAGYVFVLDGVLIGAGDARYLALAGLVNLVVYLPLLWVVSQGAGSHGADAAPPGGIHAGPVPLWAAFSFGYIGIRAITLGVRAHRPGWIRRAMAS is encoded by the coding sequence GTGACGCCAGACCCCGGCCCCGAGGACACCGCCCGCTCGGCCACCCCGGGACGTCCGCCACGGGGCGGGCGGGGCCGCGCCTCCCGTGTGGACCGCGACATCGTCCGGCTGGCACTGCCGGCCCTCGGCGCGCTCGTCGTCGAGCCGCTGTTCCTCATGACCGACACGGCGCTCGTCGGGCACCTCGGCGCGACACCCCTGGCGGCGGTCGGACTGGCGTCGAGCGTGCTGCAGACGGCCACCGGGCTGCTCGTGTTCCTGGCGTACTCGACGACGCCGGCGGTCGCCCGGGCGCTCGGAGCCGGCGACCGCCGGGGCGCCGTGCACGCCGGCCTCGACGGCATGTGGCTCGCGCTCGGACTCGGGGTCGTCCTGGCGCTCGTCGGGTGGCCGCTCGCCCGCCCGCTCGTGGGGCTGTTCGGCGCGCAGGCCAGCGTCTCGGACACCGCGACGACCTACCTGCTCGTGTCGCTCGTCGGCCTCCCGGGGATCCTCGTGGTGACGGCGTCCACCGGACTGCTGCGGGGCCTCCAGGACACGCGCACGCCGTTGGTCGTGGCCACGGTGGGGTTCGTCGTGAACGGCGGGCTGAACGCGGTGCTCATCTACGGGGCGGGGATGGGGGTGACCGGCTCCGCGCTCGGGACCGTGGTCGTCCAATGGGCGATGGCGGCCGTGTACGTCGTGATCGCGGTCCGGGGGGCCCGTTCCACCGGCGCGTCGCTGCGCCCCGGGGTCTCCGGCGTGGTGCGGGCGCTCCGCTCCGGCGCGTGGCTGTTCCTCCGGACGGCGTCGCTCCGGGTGGCGATGCTCGCGACGGTGTCGGTCGCCGCCGGGCTCGGGGTCACCGGACTCGCGACGACGCAGGTGGCCCTCACGGTGTTCTCGACCCTGGCGTTCGCGCTCGACGCCCTGGCGATCGCCGGCCAGGCCCTGGTCGGGCACGCGCTCGGAGCGCGGCAAGCCGATCGGGTCCGGCTCGTGACGACCCGCCTCGTGGTGCTCGGCGTCGCGGGCGGGGTGCTGCTCGGGCTGCTCACGGCCGCGCTGAGCGGGGTGCTCGGGCCGGTGTTCTCGGACGCGGCGACCGTCCGGTCCCTGCTGCCCGCGCTGCTCGTGGTGACCGCGATCGGGCTGCCGGTGGCGGGGTACGTGTTCGTGCTCGACGGCGTGCTCATCGGTGCCGGCGACGCGCGGTACCTGGCGCTGGCGGGGCTCGTGAACCTGGTCGTGTACCTGCCGCTGCTGTGGGTGGTGTCGCAGGGGGCCGGGTCCCACGGGGCCGACGCGGCGCCTCCCGGCGGCATCCACGCCGGTCCCGTGCCGCTCTGGGCGGCGTTCTCGTTCGGGTACATCGGCATCCGGGCGATCACGCTCGGCGTGCGGGCGCATCGGCCGGGGTGGATCCGGCGCGCGATGGCGTCCTGA
- a CDS encoding serine hydrolase codes for MVERDVSPRRHQARSRAAGRHRGDVEAAFAATVDALGSLAYDGARVSASVIDTTTGRALLAVDERVVLPVAGVGRLLLLIEVAAQLEEGRLHGDRLQRMARDTAGGPGLWQFLQEPTLQVPDLATLVGATADAWATNALLSTVGIEAVRLRAESLGVDRSAVLDRVRDRRGPDDAPDQAVAAVAELSWLMRGLALGEVVDEATSNRVLGWVSLGMDTTLVAGAFGLDPLAHRGLDHGLQLVAVTGTGPGIRSETGVLRGPSSSVSYAVTVGFEDDSLQRRLAVVEALRTMGADILDHVHA; via the coding sequence GTGGTCGAACGCGACGTGTCGCCACGGCGGCACCAGGCACGGTCGCGTGCTGCCGGGCGGCACCGCGGTGACGTCGAGGCCGCATTCGCCGCGACGGTCGACGCGCTCGGGTCACTCGCGTACGACGGAGCCCGCGTCAGTGCGTCGGTGATCGACACGACGACGGGGCGCGCCCTGCTCGCGGTCGACGAGCGGGTGGTGCTCCCGGTCGCCGGGGTGGGGAGGCTCCTCCTGCTCATCGAGGTCGCGGCCCAGCTCGAGGAGGGCCGGCTCCACGGCGACCGGCTCCAGCGCATGGCCCGGGACACCGCCGGCGGCCCTGGGCTGTGGCAGTTCCTCCAGGAGCCCACGCTGCAGGTCCCCGACCTCGCGACCCTCGTCGGGGCGACCGCCGACGCCTGGGCGACGAACGCGCTGCTCTCCACCGTCGGCATCGAGGCGGTCCGGCTCCGCGCCGAGTCCCTCGGCGTCGACCGCAGCGCCGTGCTCGACCGCGTGCGCGACCGGCGCGGCCCGGACGACGCACCCGACCAGGCCGTCGCCGCCGTGGCGGAGCTCAGCTGGCTCATGCGGGGTCTGGCGCTCGGCGAGGTCGTCGACGAGGCGACGAGCAACCGCGTGCTCGGCTGGGTGTCGCTCGGGATGGACACCACCCTCGTCGCCGGGGCCTTCGGGCTCGATCCGTTGGCGCACCGCGGGCTCGACCACGGCCTCCAGCTCGTCGCGGTGACCGGGACCGGGCCGGGCATCCGCAGCGAGACCGGGGTGCTGCGCGGGCCGTCGTCGTCCGTCAGCTACGCCGTGACCGTCGGCTTTGAGGACGACTCCCTGCAGCGGCGGCTCGCGGTCGTGGAGGCGCTCCGCACGATGGGCGCGGACATCCTCGACCACGTCCACGCCTGA
- a CDS encoding phage holin family protein, with product MSDTRSGERRSRSLFGLVSDVPRLVRELVRGELALLKAEMLQKAKIFAFAAAFLIVAVVILFYAIGVFLTAAVLGLATVMPGWLAAIIVAVVLLIIAAVLGLLGYRRIKTGLPPLPARTIQSVKNDVNAVRGMGRKPKPPVQQSSRRPDVDGTF from the coding sequence ATGTCCGATACCCGAAGCGGTGAACGCCGCTCGCGGTCGTTGTTCGGCCTGGTCAGCGACGTCCCGCGGCTGGTCCGCGAACTCGTCAGGGGCGAGCTCGCGCTGCTCAAGGCGGAGATGCTCCAGAAGGCGAAGATCTTCGCCTTCGCGGCGGCGTTCCTCATCGTCGCGGTCGTGATCCTGTTCTACGCGATCGGCGTGTTCCTGACGGCGGCGGTCCTCGGTCTCGCCACGGTGATGCCGGGCTGGCTCGCGGCGATCATCGTCGCGGTCGTGCTGCTCATCATCGCCGCGGTCCTCGGACTGCTGGGGTACCGCCGGATCAAGACCGGCCTCCCGCCGCTGCCGGCGCGCACGATCCAGAGCGTGAAGAACGACGTCAACGCCGTCCGCGGCATGGGCCGCAAGCCGAAGCCGCCGGTGCAGCAGAGCAGCCGCCGGCCGGACGTCGACGGCACCTTCTGA